The Polaribacter sp. MED152 region TAGATTAAATACAGAAGTAGCTTTAGCAAAAGTTAATAAAGCAAATGAGGCATATAAAAGTTGGAAGAAAACCTCTTTTGAAGAACGCTCTAGACTAATGAGCAAATTGGCTGATATCTTTGAAGAAAATAAAGAAGAATATGCGCAATTAGCAACTCAAGAAATGGGAAAAATGATAGGGCAATCTAGAAGTGAAATTGAAAAATGTGCAAGAATTTGTAGATATTATTCAGAAAATATTGATGAATTATTGGCTGATGAACCTATAGAAACTGAAGCTAAAAAGAGCTATGTTACTTATCAATCATTAGGAGTTGTATTGGCTGTAATGCCTTGGAACTTTCCATTTTATCAAGTAATTCGTTTTGCTGCACCAGCAGTAATGACAGGTAATACAGGTGTTTTAAAACACGCTTCTAATGTGCAAGGTTGTGCATTTGCTTTAGAGGACGCTTTTAAAAAGGCTGGTTTTCCAGAGGGAGTTTTTACCAACTTAAATGTAGAATCAGATGATATTAAAGCCATTATAGAAGATAAAAATATTGTAGCTGTTACATTAACAGGTAGTGAACCTGCAGGAAGGTCTGTAGCAAAAATTGCAGGAGAAAACTTAAAGAAAACAGTATTGGAATTAGGAGGTAGTGATGCTTACATCATTTTAGACGATGCAGATTTAGAAAAAGCAACTGATTTAGCAACTTATGGTAGGCTTCAAAACAATGGTCAAACGTGTATTGCTGCAAAACGTTTTATAGTTTTAGAAGAAATTTATGATGATTTTCTAGCGCTTTTTACAAAAAAGATGAAAGAAGCTAAAATGGATGACCCCACCAATGAAGAGGCTTATTATGGGCCAATGGCTAGAGTAGATTTAAGAGACGAAATACATGAACAAGTAGAAAAAACAATCAAAGAAGGTGGTAAGCTAATATTGGGTGGTAAAGTCCCAAACCTAAAAGGTGCTTACTATCCTGCAACCATATTAGCCGATTTAAAGCCTGGAATGACTGCTTTTGATGAAGAATTATTTGGCCCTGTTGCTTCTGTAATTAAAGCAAAAAATGAAAAGGAAGCCATTGAATTAGCTAACAACTCAACCTTTGGTTTGGGTTCTGGAGTTGTAACTGGTAATTCTGAACGTGGAGAAAAAATTGCACTACAATTAGAGGCAGGAAATAGTTTTGTAAATAAACTAGTAGCTTCAGATCCAAGATTACCTTTTGGTGGAATTAAAAATAGTGGATATGGACGAGAATTATCAGACTTCGGAATTAAAGAATTTGTGAATACCAAATCCATTTGGATTGACTAATAACCATAAAAAAACCTTTGCAATTGCAAAGGTTTTTTTCTTTCTTAAATTTTAAAACATTATAGTGCTTTTTCAATTTTTTCAGCCATTTTATCTCTGTCTTCAACTAAGAACATAATTTCTTCAGGAGATAAATAATATTTACGCATTCGCTCTTTATATACCTCAGAAATTTCAGCATGATTCAAAATAAAGTTTTTTGTTTTTAAAATATATGATTCCATTTTATGTTTTACAGCAAAACTATCTGCAGCTCTCTCTGCTTCTACAATATGATTTTCAGAAAACAAATATTTTAATCCAAACCAAATTAAGTTCAATTTACTTCGATCTTGGTAATCCATTATATGACCCAACTCATGACCTATCCAACCAATAAAAATATCATCTGGTATATCTAGTGTTGAGAATTCTTTATCAGAAATTTTAAATTTTTTACTAATTAAAATTAAAAATTTACGTTTCTCTTTAGGTTTAAAAAAGCTATCAAAAGTAGGTCTAGCCTGCATTGTAGATTTTTTAATATTCTTCTTTATTTTAAACTCTATATATATATCATCCAGTTGAGGATAGTATTGCAAAGCCACTTCTACTCGCGTTCTAATTTCCTCAGGAATTATATGATTTTTATTCATAATTTAAATTCATTTTTAATACTTAAATATAGGGTTATCTAGCCCTTTTTTTGTGCTTTTATGCTTAAATTTGTAACTCTTATAAAAGCTTAATTTTTTCTTATGAAAAACTTTTTAAACTTCCTTTATTCTACACGTTTAATGGCAATTTTATTCATCTTATTTGCAGTAGCAATGGGTGTTGCCACTTTTATTGAAAACGATTATGGAACGCAAACTTCTAAAGCCTTAGTTTATAATGCATGGTGGTTTGAAGTAATAATGGTGCTATTTGTCATTAACTTTTTTGGTAATATTTTTAGATACAGGTTATATAAAAAAGAAAAGTGGGCAACCTTAATGTTTCACATTGCCTTTTTATTTGTAATTATTGGTGCTGCTGTAACCAGATATATAGGTTACGAAGGTATTATGCTAATTGATGAAGGTGAAACTACAAACACGTTTTTATCTGAAACGACTTACGTAAATGTTATTGTTGATAATAATGAAGTTCAAAAAAATGTACATGAACCTATTTTATTAAGTGCTTGGGGTTCTAATTCTTGGTCTTATTCAGACGATTTTAAGGGTACAGATTATTCAATTGATTTGGTAGACTATATTCCTTGGGCAGAGCAAAAATTAGTAGATGATGAAAATGGTGTTGAGTATTTATTCTTGGTAGAGTCTTCTAGTGGAAATAGACATGAACACTACATAAAATCTGGAACAGTTTCCAATATCCACAATATTTTAGTGGGTTATAATGCTAAGGATGACAATGCTTCTATAAACATTTTTAAAAGGAATGATTCTTTAAAAATTAAAACAAAATTTGATGGTAATTATAAAATAATGGCCACTTTAACAGATGGTGTTGTTAAAAAGGATAGTGTACAGGAATTTAATTTACGTTCATTGTACAATGTTGCAGAATTGCCATTTGTAGTGCCAGAATTGCCTAAAAAAGGAATCATGAAAACCTTAAGTGGTGCTAAAGACGATGAAAAATTGGATGTTATTGTGGTTGATGTAACTACAAATGACCAAACCAAAAGAGTAGAATTAACTGGTGGTAAATTTAATGTAGACAATTCACAAGAATTTACGTTAGAGGGTTTAAATTTTAGAATGTGGTATGGGGCCAAAATTTTAAATGCACCATTTAGCATTAAATTAAACGACTTTCAGTTAGAAAAATATCCAGGTTCAGAAAGTGCAGCCTCTTACGCAAGTGAAGTAACTGTCATAGACAATGAAGAATCTTTTGATTACCGTATTTTCATGAATCATATTTTAGATCATAAAGGGTATAAGTTTTTTCAATCGAGCTATGATTTATCAGGAGAAAGAGAGCAAACACACTTATCTGTAAATCACGATTGGTGGGGTACATTCATTACCTATTTAGGATATTCTTTACTGTATACAGGTATGATTTGTATTTTCTTTGCTAAACATACTCGTTTTGATACCTTAAAAAAATCACTAAAGAAGATTAGAACTAAAAAAACAACAATGTCTTTAATTACTGCATTGTTTATTTCTTCTTTTGCCATTGCTCAAGATGCAGATCATGATCATTCAGATCCAAATCATGTGCATGAGCCAGCCAAAACAGAGGTTGTTACTCAAAAAGCAGATCCTCATAAGGTAAATAGAATTACTAATGCACAAATTGATTCTATTTTACAAGCCAATAAAATATCTTTAGAACATGCAGAGGAGTTTAATAAACTTGTAATTCAAGATGCAGGAGGTAGAATGAAACCTGCACATACATTTGCTTCAGAATTAGTTCGTAAAGTAAGTCAGGCAGAAACGTTGCATGGCATGCAACCAAGTCAGGTTTTACTATCAATTATAGAAAACTCTAGACTTTGGTATGAAGTTCCTTCTGTCTATTTAGAAGAAGAAAACATGAAAATTCGTGAGCAATTAGGTCTTGCTGATACTACAACCTATGCTCGTTTATCGGACTTTTTTACAAATAGAGGTGAATATTTAATTCGTGAGCAAGTGGCTGAAGCTCAGAAAAAAAATGTGCAAAATAAATTTGAAAAAGATTTAATTAAAATTGATAGAAGAGTTGGTTTATTGTATTCGGCTATTGGAGGTGGAATTTTAAAAATTTACCCTATTCCAGGTGACGAAAACAACAAATGGATTTCTCAACCAGAAACTTTGATGGAAAAAGGTTTTAAGGCTGCAGACACCATTTTTGTACGTAAATCGCTTCCATTATATGTTCAGTTATTACAAACTGCAAAAAAAACAAACGATTATACAAAAGCAAATCAAGTTTTAGATGGAATTAAAAAATTCCAAAAAACCTATGGTGCAGAAGTTTATCCTTCAGAAGATAAAATTGAACTTGAAATTGCCTACAATAAATACAACATCTTTAAAAAGTTAGTTCGTTATTATGGCTTTATGAGTTTATTACTTATTGGTTTTGTAGTTGCACAAATTTTTAGTTCTAAAAAATGGATTAATTATGTAGTAAAGGTTCTTATTGGACTAACAATTGGATTCTTTTTATTACATACTGGAGGTTTAATTGCAAGATGGTATATTAGTGGAAATGCACCTTGGAGTAATGCCTATGAATCTATTATTTATGTAGCCTGGACAACCATGCTTTTCGGATTTTATTTAGGAAGAAAATCAGCATTAACCATTGCAGCAACCACTTTTATTACCTCAATTATATTATTTACAGCAAGTATGAACTGGTTAGATCCAGAAATTGCAAACCTACAACCTGTACTTAATTCATGGTGGTTATTGGTGCATGTATCTATCATTGTAGCAAGTTATGGGCCTTTAACTTTAGGTATGATTCTTGGAATTTTCTCTTTGTTTTTAATTCTATTCACCAATAAAAACAACAAGAAAAAAATGGATCTTAATATTAAAGAGATTACCATTATTAATGAAATGGCTGTTACTGTTGGTTTGGTAATGCTAACTATAGGAAACTTTTTAGGTGGTATGTGGGCCAATGAAAGTTGGGGTCGTTATTGGGGTTGGGATCCTAAAGAAACTTGGGCTCTAATTTCAATTATGGTATATGCTTTTGTATTACATATGCGTTTAATTCCTGGTTTAAGAGGTAGATATACCTTTAACTTATGGACGATTATCGCCTATGCATCTATTATGATGACATACTTTGGAGTAAACTTTTATTTATCTGGATTACACTCTTATGCAAGTGGAGATCGTGTAATTACACCAGGTTCTGTTTACTATTCTGTAGGTTTTGTAATCATTTTAGGCACACTTTCTTGGTTTAAATACAAGAAATACTATAAGAAGTAAGGCTATTTCTTATAAAAATGTATTTTTGCATTTCAATTTTAATCACTAAAAACAGACAATGTTTAATAAAAATATAAAGTTAGTATTAGCAGTCCTTATTTCTGTATGGGCAGTTTATGAATTTTCGCAAGGAAATATTTTAAATGGAATTTCAATTCTTTTATTGGCAGGTATTTTTGTATTGCTATATTTTAAGAATGAGTTTATTTTATTGGCGTTTTTACAATTGCGTAAACAAAACTTTCCTGCAGCTCAAAAATGGTTGAGGTACATTAAAAATCCTGAGGCTGCTTTAACTACAAAGCAACAAGGTTACTATAACTATTTACATGGTATTATGCTTAGTCAAACTAACATGACTCAAGCTGAAAAATATTTAAGAAAAGCAGTACGTTTAGGTTTGGCTATGGATCATGATTTAGCCATGGCAAAATTGCAGTTAGCAGGTATAGCTATGACCAAAAGAAGAAAGCGTGAAGCAACTAATTTAATGGCAGAAGCTAAAAAATTAGACAAACATGGAATGCTTAAAGAACAAATGACCATGATGAAACAGCAGATGAAGAAAATCTAAGTTTCATATTTTAAAACATAAAAAAAATCCGCTTATAGCGGATTTTTTTTATGTTTTACTATTAAGATTATTTTAATCTTGTTAGTGTTAAATCTGGATTGTATTGCACAATATACAAACCTCTATTTTCGGTATTGCTATCTCTATAATCGAATCGTGTATCAACTCGTTGAGAAACACCTTCATCAAATGTTTTCTTTAAATCTTTACCAGAAGCCAATCGCATTAAAATATCAAAAGTAATGTCAAAACCTTTTGTTGCATAATAAGAAGGTAATGTATTATTTTTTCTCTTAAACTGCTTGTTAAAAACTCTAGAAGCTAAAGACGAGGTATCATCAAAATCATCACTTACAAAGGTAAATCCTAATTTTGCTAATTTTCTGTTATCCACATTATCGTAAACTCTACCTTTATTAAAGGTAAACACCTTTGCTGTAGTTTCTTCTGGCAAACTAATTAGGCTGTTAATTACATCCGAAACTACAATATTTTTGTCTGTAGCAATGACAACCCAGTTATTTGTGTTTGGTTGTAATACTTCTAAAAATCGATCTTTTTGAATGAATCCTTCTGTTGGAGATAATACATGCACATTGCTAATAAATGCCCCAGATAATAAAGAAGCTTTCATTTTGTTTGCTGTTAGTATGGAAGAAGCTTTCTCATCGCTTACAATAATAACATTACCTACAATTAAATTTTCTTTGATATATCTTTCTAGTTCTTCTCTAAAAACCTTTTTGTCTGGAGAAGTTTTAATGATATTAGAAGCATAGAAATTGACTTGATCATCTGAATAAACAGGATACACAATTGGAGTGCTAACATTAGAAGCCAAAGTTTTTACCTCTTCTGAATATAAAGGACCAATGATTACATCATTCTTATTTAAGTTCTCTTGGGTAATGATGCTATTAAATTGATTACTTCTTCTGTTTCCAGTATCGTAGACATTCAATTCAACAGCTACACCTCTACTTCTTAAAGAATCTACTGCTATTTCTGCACCTAAATAAAAATCGGTTGCAATGTTTACGAGCGTAGCATTTTTGGCAAATATGTCTTTTAATTCAAGCGTATCTGCCTCAAACTTATTGGCTCTAAAAGGTAAAAGCAAAGCTGCTTTTATTTCTTGTCTTGGTTTAATGTAATCTAAATACATAAACTCATCAGCATTTACAACCTTAGAGATTCGCTTAATTTTTAAACTCATTCCTTCTTTTAAACCCTCTTTTAATTCAGGGTTTAAAACTAAAAGTTGCTCTTTACTTACGTCGTACAAATTGGTTAAACTGTAAAAAGTATCGCCTTTTTGAACTTCATAAATTACAAACATCTTTTTTAAATCGTCTGTAAGCTCATTATTTACGTTTAAACTATCTAAGGTAATTTCTGTATCTAAAGAAATATCAGTAATATCCTCTTCGTTAGCCTCTACCTTATTTTTAAAATTGTTTAGCTTGTTTTCTGGAACAACAATAAAAGTATTTGGTTTGGGTTCATTCACAACATCCGGATTTAAACGAATTAAATCTTTAGTTTGCATATTTAACTTCTGAGCAATTTTGCTCATAGTGTCACCACTTTTAACCTTATACTGTATGTATTTTTTTTGTTGTCCACAAGAAACTGTAAACGTTAAAATACATAAGAAAACAAAAAACTTTAAATGCTTCATATATGTTATTCCCATTCTATAGTTGCAGGTGGTTTAGAGCTAATATCATACACTACTCTATTTACACCTTTTACTTGATTGATTATTTTGTTTGATGTTTTTTGCAAGAATTTATAAGGTAAATCTACCCAATCTGCAGTCATTCCATCAGTACTTTCTACGGCTCTTAATGCTACTACTTTTTCATAGGTTCTTTCATCACCCATAACTCCAACTGAGTTTACAGGTAATAACATTGCTCCTGCTTGCCATACTTTATCGTATAAACCATCTTCTCTTAAACCATTAATGAAGATTGCATCTACTTCTTGCAAAATACGAACTTTTTCTGCAGTCACATCTCCTAAAATACGAATGGCCAAACCAGGCCCTGGAAAAGGATGTCTGCCTAACAATTGCTTATCAATTCCCATTGATGCACCTACTCTTCTTACCTCATCTTTAAAAATCATTCTTAATGGCTCCACAATTTTTAACTTCATAAAATCTGGCAAACCACCAACATTATGATGACTTTTTATGGTTGCTGAAGGTCCTCCGTTTACAGATACAGATTCAATAACATCTGGATAAATAGTTCCTTGAGCTAACCATTTTACATCTTTTATTTGATGCGCTTCATCATCAAAAACATCAATAAATGTATTACCAATGGCTTTTCTCTTTGCTTCAGGATCACTTAAGCCTGCTAATTTGGTTAAGAAACGTTCTGAGGCATCTACACCTTTAACGTTTAATCCCATTCCTTCGTATTGTTTTAGTACACTTTCGAACTCATTTTTTCTTAAAAGTCCGTTATTTACAAAAATACAATACAAGTTTTTGCCAATAGCTTTGTGCAATAAAACAGCTGCTACAGAAGAATCTACACCACCTGAAAGCCCTAAAACTACTTTATCATTACCTACTTTTTCTTTGATAGCATCTACTGTACTTTCTACAAAAGAATCTGGTGTCCAGTTTTGTGCTAGACCTGCTATATCAACTAAAAAATTTGCTAATAATTGTTTACCATCTGTAGAATGATACACTTCTGGGTGAAATTGAATTCCGTAAGTAGTTTCACCCTCTATTTTATACGCAGCATTTTCTACATCTGAAGTACTTGCTAATAAAACTGCATTGGTTGGTAATTCTTTAATTGTATCTGAATGGCTCATCCAAACCTGGCTACCTTCTACTATATTTCTAAAAAAACTTTCGTCTTTTTTAATGTAAGATAAGTTTGCTCTACCATATTCTCTAGTATTAGATTCTGCAACTTTTCCTCCAGAAAAGTGAGCCAAATACTGAGCTCCATAACAAACTGCCAACATTGGCTTTTTACCTCTAATTGCAGATAAATCTGGATGTAATACTAGCTCGCCTCTAACTGAATTAGGGCTACCTGATAGTATTACCGCTTTAAAATTATCTACATTGTCTGGTAAATGGTTGTAAGGATGAATTTCACAATAGATGTTTAATTCTCTAACTCTTCTCGCAATTAATTGAGTGTATTGCGAACCGAAATCTAAAATAAGTACGTTGTGTTGTTGCATGCGCAAAAATAATATTTTGATATTAGATTTAGCATATATACATATTAGAATTTTACAAACTTTTAGAATTTGCTAATGATTGCCTAGAATTTGTAGACAATAGCATTGATATTCATACCTGCACCAACAGAAGCTAAGATTACAACATCGCCTTTCTTTACTTCTTGATTTTCTATTTGCCCTTTTAAAACCAAATCTAATAAAGTAGGTACAGTAGCTACAGAGCTATTACCCAATTTATGAATACTCATAGGCATTACACCTTCTGGAATTGGTGTTTTAAACAGTCTGTAAAAACGTTTAATAATGGCTTCATCCATTTTTTCATTGGCCTGATGAATGAATACTTTCTTAACATCATCAATTTGTAAACCACTTTTATCTAAGGCCAATTTCATTGCTTTTGGTACATGCGTAATTGCAAATTCATAAATTTTACGACCATGCATTTTTATATAACGTACATCCCTATCATTCTGTGGATTGTAAGAACCTCCAAAAAATAAGTAATTTGCCTCTTCTTTTGCAAAAGTTTGTGAAGCATGACTTAAAATTCCTGAATCTTTCTCTGTAGTTTGTTCCACAATACAGGCACCTGCTCCATCACTATAAATCATAGAATCTCTATCATGTTTGTCTACAACTCTAGATAATGTTTCTGCACCTATAACTAAACATTTTTTAGCAATACCTGCTTTTATAAACGCTTGAGCCTGAATTACACCTTCTATCCAACCAGGGCAACCAAAAAGCACATCATATGCTACACAATTAGGATTGGCAATTTGCAATTTTGCTTTCACTCTGGTAGCTAAACTTGGTAGTGTATCACCTTGAATAGCTCCTGGTTTTACATCACCAAAATTATGAGCAAAAATGATATAATCTAATTCCTCTGGATTTACTTTTGCATCTGCTATTGCTTTCTCTGCAGCAAAAAATGCCAAATCTGAAGTGTTGTAAGTTTGCTTTGCATACCTTCTTTCTTCAATACCTGTAATTCCTTTAAATTTCTCAATGATCACAGTATTGGTAGCCTCAAATTTTGAACCATCATTATTCAAAAAATCAAAATCTAAAAAGTCGTTATTTGCCTTTTTTAATGAAGGAATAAAAGTACCTGTTCCAGTAATTTTTGATGAAATCATTTTGTTTTTATTTTTCTAGGTCGAATTTACAACAATGAACCTACAATTATTTACTATGCATGCATAGTAATGGAAAAGTCAAAAAAGGCTTTTAAAAAAATAGTATTTATAAAAAATAGCCTAATTATTTAAACATATTCATCTTAAGCTTCATCACTGTTGCAATTGAGCTTGCCCTATTTTTCATTAGCCTAGCTTTAGCACCATTAAAATTGGCATCAATTACCTCAAAAAAATACGATATCCAAATGTCAAAATGCGCCTTTTTAAATGCCATTTTTGCATTCAATTTAAGATGTTTTTGCATCACATTTTCTTGATAACTTAACGAATCAAAAAGAATATCATTCCAAAATTTAGTGATAGATTCAAGATGGACATCCAATTGATTTTCAGTTACAATTTCCTTGAAAAATGGACTCATAGATGCATCACTCAACAATTTCTTATAAAAGGAGGTTATGATGAAATGAATATCCGCTTTTGATGATATATCAGGCTTCATTATAAGTAAGAACTGTCAAAAGAAAACGGAAGTAAAGAAGCAAGAGAATTGGTTTTAATTACTTCACCTATTTCTCCCATAAACAGAATTGAAAAGGATTGTTTTTGTTTCATTTCATATTCAGATAATGATTGTCTGCAAGCACCACAAGGACCTACAGGTTTATCTACTTTAGAAATAGCGGAACTAGCAGAAATAGCCAACTTTAATACTTTCATTTCTGGATATTCAGATCCAGCTCTCCAAATAGCCACTCTTTCTGCACACATACCTGAAGGATAAGCTGCATTTTCTTGGTTATTTCCCAAAACAACAACTCCATTATCTAACAACAAGGCTGCACCAACACTAAATTTAGAATAAGGAGCATAGGCTTTTTTTCTTGCCTCAATTGCTTTATCCATAAGCTGTTTGTCTTCCTTGTCTAACTCAGAAATGTCATTATATACTATTGCAGAAGATTTTATTTCGATATTTTTCATATGTGTAAAAGTCAAAAAAAGCAGCCTGATTAGACTGCTTTATTATTTTTTAAATCTACTAAAAAAAACTGAATTCTAGTAGTTGTCGTAAATTTCTCCTAAATCGAAAGATAAAGTAAAGCGTAATGAGTTTTCTAATGGATTATTCACATCAGAAGAATTTATCAAATAGGATAAATCTACGTTTAAAGCATTGGTTTTAAAGCCAGCACCTAAAGTAAAATATTGTCTGTTTCCTTTATCTTGACTTTCATGAAAGTAACCAGCTCTTAAGGCAAATGCATTGTTGTATAAATATTCTGCACCTAGTGCATAAGTAATTTCACTTAATTCTTCACTAAAGCCTCCTGGAGCATCTCCAAAAGAACCAAAAATACCCTGAATCCAACCTTTTTCTTCATCAGAACCATCAGGTTGTGGAGTTGGTACTAATAGTTTGGTAAACTCTACATTGGTAGAAATGATATTATAATCGTCTAAAATAAAATCAAAACCACCCCCTACTTTTAAATTTGTAGGTATAAAATCTTCTTCACCAGGTGTATAAGAAACTTTAGGACCGATGTTTGCAATGTTAAATCCTAAACGATATCTACCATTAAAATTCCCATAGTTTTCTTCATAAGATTGATAGTAACCAGAAACATCTACTGCAAATGAATTTACGGGTTGTAAAGTATTACCAGCTGTACCATTAAAAGCGAGGTTAGATCTTATATATTTTAAACCAACTCCCATAGAGAATGTTTCACTTAACTTTAAAGCATAAGATCCTGAGAATACAAATTCATTAGGATTTATGGTTCCATTTGGGTTACCTTGATTATCTGTCAAATCAATTTGGCCAAGACTAAAATATCTAAATTCTGCACCCCAAGCTGCATTTTCACTAAACCTATTGATGTAAGAAGCTGCACCTACAAAAATATCATCAGTTAAATTACGTAACCAAGGTGAGTAGGATAAGCCTGTTTTTATTTGTCTGTCTCCAAAAGCAGTTTTTGCAGGGTTATGAAATAATGACCAAGCATCTGCAGAAGTGGCAACACCCATATCTCCCATACCTCCTGCTCTTGCATCTGGCACAATTAATAAAAACGGAGTTGCAGTTGTAATACCACCTGTTTGTTGTGTGTTGGTTTGTGCACCCACTTTAACCCCTACTAAAGCACAAAGTGCAATACAAATACTTAATTTTTTCATTTTCTTCTTTTGACGATTGATTACAAATATCTAATTTTTATTGAAGTATTACTAATTTTTCATATTTCTCTGACACCAAATTACTTGCTGTAGCTTTTACAGTAAGTTTATAAACGTACACACCTTTACCTATTTTGTTTCCAAAATCATCCAAGCCATTCCAAGTAATATTTCTAGATAAATTACCTGTTGTTTGTACATTTCTGTTGATGGTTTTCACCAATTTTCCAGAAACCGTAAATATCTGAACTTGAACTTCTAAAGGCTCATTAGGTTTGTTATGATTGAACCAGAACTCTGTGTAATTTACAAAAGGATTTGGATAGTTTAAAACATTTTCTAAATTTAATATGGCATCACTAACAACCACAAAGTTTAACGTGGTTTCAGAAGAGTTATTGTATGTATCCCAAGCTTTAATTTTTAACGTATGAGGGCCAGTTTCTAAATCTCTCAAAGTATAATTTACCTTTCCTGTTGTAAAATCATTCAGTTCTGTTTGATAAAAATCATTTAGAATTATTGGGTTAGCAGTATCACCATCTAAAATGGCAACAATATCATGATCTACTGCTGTAATTGAAGTATTGATACCATTAGCAT contains the following coding sequences:
- a CDS encoding 3-oxoacyl-ACP synthase III family protein, which codes for MISSKITGTGTFIPSLKKANNDFLDFDFLNNDGSKFEATNTVIIEKFKGITGIEERRYAKQTYNTSDLAFFAAEKAIADAKVNPEELDYIIFAHNFGDVKPGAIQGDTLPSLATRVKAKLQIANPNCVAYDVLFGCPGWIEGVIQAQAFIKAGIAKKCLVIGAETLSRVVDKHDRDSMIYSDGAGACIVEQTTEKDSGILSHASQTFAKEEANYLFFGGSYNPQNDRDVRYIKMHGRKIYEFAITHVPKAMKLALDKSGLQIDDVKKVFIHQANEKMDEAIIKRFYRLFKTPIPEGVMPMSIHKLGNSSVATVPTLLDLVLKGQIENQEVKKGDVVILASVGAGMNINAIVYKF
- the cdd gene encoding cytidine deaminase; translated protein: MKNIEIKSSAIVYNDISELDKEDKQLMDKAIEARKKAYAPYSKFSVGAALLLDNGVVVLGNNQENAAYPSGMCAERVAIWRAGSEYPEMKVLKLAISASSAISKVDKPVGPCGACRQSLSEYEMKQKQSFSILFMGEIGEVIKTNSLASLLPFSFDSSYL
- a CDS encoding group III truncated hemoglobin; amino-acid sequence: MKPDISSKADIHFIITSFYKKLLSDASMSPFFKEIVTENQLDVHLESITKFWNDILFDSLSYQENVMQKHLKLNAKMAFKKAHFDIWISYFFEVIDANFNGAKARLMKNRASSIATVMKLKMNMFK
- the porV gene encoding type IX secretion system outer membrane channel protein PorV, producing MKKLSICIALCALVGVKVGAQTNTQQTGGITTATPFLLIVPDARAGGMGDMGVATSADAWSLFHNPAKTAFGDRQIKTGLSYSPWLRNLTDDIFVGAASYINRFSENAAWGAEFRYFSLGQIDLTDNQGNPNGTINPNEFVFSGSYALKLSETFSMGVGLKYIRSNLAFNGTAGNTLQPVNSFAVDVSGYYQSYEENYGNFNGRYRLGFNIANIGPKVSYTPGEEDFIPTNLKVGGGFDFILDDYNIISTNVEFTKLLVPTPQPDGSDEEKGWIQGIFGSFGDAPGGFSEELSEITYALGAEYLYNNAFALRAGYFHESQDKGNRQYFTLGAGFKTNALNVDLSYLINSSDVNNPLENSLRFTLSFDLGEIYDNY